In a single window of the Streptomyces sp. HUAS ZL42 genome:
- a CDS encoding LacI family DNA-binding transcriptional regulator yields MTQSVGIKDVARAAGVSVGTVSNVINRPDTVASETRARVLSAIDRLGYVRSESARQLRAGRSRIMGLLVLDMGNPFFVDVARGAERAAREAGLGVMVCNSAQSPGEEAEYLSLFAEQRVRGVLLTPADATGRNIETFRRHNIPFVLVDRVAEGTTECSVSVDDVAGGALAVRHLVDAGHRTIAYVSGPPGFNQVRDRRTGALNALAEAGLGPDALRELPTERLDVAAGRDAGARLLGLADRPTAVFCANDLLALGVLQAMYAAGVGVPDDLAIVGYDDIEFAAAAAVPLTSVRQPAVTMGALAAELLLEETEAGAGPRRHEHRRVVLQPELVVRRSSLPGR; encoded by the coding sequence ATGACCCAGTCGGTGGGTATCAAGGACGTCGCCCGCGCCGCCGGAGTCTCGGTGGGGACGGTCTCGAACGTGATCAACCGCCCGGACACGGTGGCGTCCGAGACCCGTGCCCGGGTGCTGTCCGCGATAGACCGGCTCGGCTACGTCCGCAGCGAGTCCGCGCGCCAGCTGCGCGCGGGCCGCAGCCGGATCATGGGGCTCCTCGTCCTCGACATGGGCAACCCCTTCTTCGTCGACGTCGCGCGTGGTGCCGAGCGGGCGGCGCGCGAGGCGGGACTCGGCGTGATGGTCTGCAACAGCGCGCAGAGCCCCGGTGAGGAGGCCGAGTACCTGTCGCTCTTCGCCGAGCAGCGGGTCCGGGGCGTGCTGCTCACCCCCGCCGACGCCACCGGACGCAACATCGAGACGTTCCGCCGGCACAACATCCCCTTCGTCCTCGTCGACCGGGTCGCCGAGGGCACCACCGAGTGCTCGGTCTCCGTGGACGACGTGGCGGGCGGCGCGCTGGCCGTACGCCACCTCGTCGACGCCGGACACCGCACCATCGCGTACGTCAGCGGCCCGCCCGGCTTCAACCAGGTGCGCGACCGCCGCACCGGCGCCCTCAACGCGCTCGCCGAGGCCGGCCTCGGCCCCGACGCCTTGCGCGAGTTGCCCACCGAAAGGCTTGACGTCGCCGCCGGACGCGACGCCGGTGCCCGCCTCCTCGGCCTGGCCGACCGTCCGACCGCCGTCTTCTGCGCCAACGACCTGCTCGCCCTCGGCGTCCTGCAGGCCATGTACGCGGCAGGCGTCGGCGTCCCCGACGACCTCGCCATCGTCGGATACGACGACATCGAGTTCGCGGCCGCCGCGGCGGTCCCCCTCACCTCGGTCCGCCAGCCCGCCGTCACCATGGGCGCCCTGGCCGCCGAGCTGCTCCTCGAGGAGACGGAGGCAGGCGCCGGGCCCAGGAGACACGAGCACCGGCGGGTGGTGCTCCAGCCGGAGCTGGTCGTGCGGCGTTCCAGCCTGCCGGGCCGCTGA
- a CDS encoding ABC transporter permease produces MPESGSFVNRAIRWDTVVGALLVVVLLLSFGFVDGFGNALNLSFLIGNTLPIALIALPMTLLVVAGEIDLSVASTAGLSGAVMGYLWNQGMTIETIIPLCLLLGVVCGLVNGLLVTRLGLPSLAVTIGTLAAYRGIAQIVLGSDAVTDFPTPYLDFAAGRLGDTFLPQAFLPFLALLAIAVVVLHATPFGRSLFAIGASEEAARFAGLRVKRQKLILFTVTGLMASLTGIFWALHYASARYDNATGLELSVVAAVLLGGIDFDGGKGTLGGAIAGVFLLGALQNVMSLVNVSAQSQIVVTGVLLVVSVLGPKVARQISVARASALR; encoded by the coding sequence ATGCCTGAGTCCGGATCCTTTGTGAACCGCGCGATCCGCTGGGACACCGTCGTCGGCGCCCTCCTCGTCGTCGTCCTCCTGCTGTCCTTCGGCTTCGTGGACGGCTTCGGCAACGCCCTCAACCTGTCCTTCCTCATCGGCAACACCCTGCCGATCGCCCTGATCGCCCTGCCGATGACCCTGCTCGTCGTCGCCGGCGAGATCGACCTGTCGGTCGCCTCGACCGCCGGTCTGTCCGGCGCCGTGATGGGCTACCTGTGGAACCAGGGCATGACGATCGAGACGATCATCCCGCTCTGCCTGCTGCTCGGTGTCGTGTGCGGACTGGTCAACGGCCTGCTCGTCACCCGGCTCGGCCTGCCCTCCCTCGCCGTCACCATCGGCACCCTCGCCGCCTACCGGGGCATCGCACAGATCGTGCTCGGCTCCGACGCGGTGACCGACTTCCCCACCCCGTACCTGGACTTCGCGGCCGGACGCCTCGGGGACACCTTCCTCCCGCAGGCCTTCCTGCCCTTCCTGGCCCTGCTCGCGATCGCCGTGGTCGTGCTGCACGCCACCCCGTTCGGACGGTCGCTGTTCGCGATCGGCGCGAGCGAGGAGGCCGCGCGGTTCGCCGGCCTGCGCGTCAAGCGGCAGAAGCTGATCCTGTTCACCGTGACCGGCCTCATGGCCTCCCTCACCGGCATCTTCTGGGCACTGCACTACGCCAGCGCCCGCTACGACAACGCCACCGGCCTCGAACTCTCCGTCGTCGCCGCGGTGCTGCTCGGCGGCATCGACTTCGACGGCGGCAAGGGCACACTCGGCGGCGCGATCGCGGGGGTCTTCCTGCTCGGCGCGCTGCAGAACGTGATGAGCCTCGTCAATGTCTCCGCACAGTCGCAGATCGTCGTCACCGGCGTCCTGCTCGTCGTCTCCGTGCTCGGCCCCAAGGTCGCACGTCAGATCTCCGTCGCGAGGGCGTCAGCCCTCCGCTAG
- a CDS encoding BNR repeat-containing protein, with protein MRRRTVLGAALLGAVATPALAAGTARAADPGPSLTLTGSTTLDTQAIYFVSYDGLVNNNSFQKNGLLTYKGYQYAVWYTADRNAVVGRRVFGSSTWSTVKVGHTLRYNDSHNVISMGISKADGRLHLNMDSHSDGFTYVKSVAGLMDNPGGLSWTTSRFGAPQSTLDGLALTSQFTYPQFISTPEGKLQLSYRVGISGNGRNALAEYDGTSWTNLGEWTSSTGTYTSEHGSSTARNMYLHGIDYDRNGRLHSFFTWREQNGAVMCSSGGITNHDTGYVYSDDRGRTWRNNAGTVVGTTGGSDKVAVTDSGLVIDALNPDHSLMNQESQFTDSAGLPHAVISYVPGRFGQCTTNYVTDRTNNGRAFHVRKNSSGTWQKTEIPVPLNSSQRTKLILDKYDNAYAIFPFCRIAGASKASGYTDWAILYDGVGAGLNAFGEVVIDETRVPQDNFLSIMYQEKSSGTTPSALRSLNFRLPA; from the coding sequence ATGAGAAGACGTACCGTGCTGGGTGCCGCGCTCCTCGGCGCCGTGGCGACCCCCGCGCTCGCCGCGGGCACCGCCCGGGCCGCCGACCCCGGCCCCTCGCTCACCCTGACCGGCAGCACCACGCTCGACACCCAGGCCATCTACTTCGTGTCCTACGACGGCCTGGTCAACAACAACTCGTTCCAGAAGAACGGTCTGCTGACCTACAAGGGCTACCAGTACGCCGTCTGGTACACCGCCGACCGCAACGCCGTCGTCGGCCGCCGCGTGTTCGGCTCGAGCACCTGGTCGACGGTCAAGGTCGGTCACACCCTCCGGTACAACGACTCCCACAACGTCATCTCCATGGGGATCTCCAAGGCCGACGGTCGGCTGCACCTCAACATGGACTCGCACAGCGACGGCTTCACCTACGTCAAGTCGGTGGCCGGTCTCATGGACAACCCGGGCGGACTGAGCTGGACCACGAGCCGCTTCGGCGCTCCCCAGTCCACCCTCGACGGGCTCGCGCTCACCTCGCAGTTCACCTACCCGCAGTTCATCTCGACGCCCGAGGGCAAACTCCAGCTGAGCTACCGGGTCGGCATCTCCGGCAACGGCCGCAACGCCCTCGCCGAGTACGACGGCACGTCCTGGACCAACCTCGGCGAATGGACCTCCTCAACCGGCACGTACACCAGCGAGCACGGCTCCAGCACGGCCCGCAACATGTACCTGCACGGCATCGACTACGACAGGAACGGGCGCCTGCACTCGTTCTTCACGTGGCGCGAGCAGAACGGCGCCGTGATGTGCAGCAGCGGCGGAATCACCAACCACGACACCGGCTACGTCTACTCGGACGACCGCGGACGCACCTGGCGCAACAACGCGGGCACGGTCGTCGGCACCACGGGCGGCTCCGACAAGGTCGCCGTCACGGACAGCGGGCTCGTCATCGACGCGCTGAACCCGGACCACTCGCTGATGAACCAGGAAAGCCAGTTCACGGACTCGGCCGGTCTGCCGCACGCCGTCATCAGCTATGTGCCCGGCCGCTTCGGCCAGTGCACCACGAACTACGTCACCGACCGGACGAACAACGGCCGTGCCTTCCACGTCCGCAAGAACTCCTCCGGCACCTGGCAGAAGACCGAGATACCGGTGCCGCTGAACTCAAGCCAGCGCACCAAGCTGATCCTCGACAAGTACGACAACGCGTACGCGATCTTCCCTTTCTGCCGTATCGCCGGGGCCTCCAAGGCATCCGGGTACACCGACTGGGCGATCCTGTACGACGGCGTCGGCGCCGGGCTGAACGCCTTCGGCGAAGTGGTGATCGACGAGACACGCGTCCCGCAGGACAACTTCCTGTCGATCATGTACCAGGAGAAGTCCAGCGGTACGACGCCCTCGGCGCTCCGCAGCCTCAACTTCCGCCTGCCCGCCTGA
- the rhaS gene encoding rhamnose ABC transporter substrate-binding protein encodes MRKSSLRRACAALAAVSSLALAATACGGTTKEDVKNESSGSAASAGKANPNAELKKGLTVGFLPKQVNNPYFTSADKGGEAALKELGSNYKEVGPSSATDTSGQVSYVNTLTQQQVDAMAVSAQDPGALCTALKQAMSNGIKVVTYDSDTKADCRNAFVSQASAEDLGRTEVQLLAEQIGYKGEIAILSAAQTATNQNTWIDYMKKELEDPKYKDMKLVKIAYGDDDAQKSFQQTQGLLQQYPNLKGIISPTTVGIKAAAQYLSGSKYKGKVKLTGLGTPNDMRSYVKNGTVDGFELWDPAKLGELAARAAVAMVSGQITGKEGETFTAGDMGSFTIGKDGVISLGKPTVFDAKNIDQYNF; translated from the coding sequence ATGCGAAAGTCATCTCTCCGCCGTGCCTGCGCGGCCCTCGCCGCCGTCTCCTCACTCGCCCTCGCCGCCACCGCCTGCGGCGGCACCACCAAGGAGGACGTGAAGAACGAGAGCTCCGGCTCCGCAGCCTCCGCCGGCAAGGCGAACCCCAACGCCGAGCTGAAGAAGGGCCTGACCGTCGGCTTCCTCCCGAAGCAGGTCAACAACCCCTACTTCACCTCCGCCGACAAGGGCGGCGAGGCGGCCCTGAAGGAGCTGGGCTCCAACTACAAGGAGGTCGGCCCGTCCAGCGCCACCGACACCTCCGGCCAGGTCTCCTACGTCAACACGCTCACCCAGCAGCAGGTCGACGCGATGGCCGTCTCCGCGCAGGACCCCGGCGCCCTGTGCACCGCGCTCAAGCAGGCCATGAGCAACGGCATCAAGGTCGTCACGTACGACTCCGACACCAAGGCCGACTGCCGCAACGCCTTCGTCTCGCAGGCCAGCGCCGAGGACCTGGGCCGCACCGAGGTGCAGCTGCTCGCCGAACAGATCGGCTACAAGGGCGAGATCGCGATCCTGTCGGCCGCGCAGACCGCCACGAACCAGAACACCTGGATCGACTACATGAAGAAGGAGCTGGAGGACCCCAAGTACAAGGACATGAAGCTCGTCAAGATCGCCTACGGTGACGACGACGCCCAGAAGTCCTTCCAGCAGACCCAGGGCCTGCTCCAGCAGTACCCGAACCTGAAGGGGATCATCTCCCCGACCACCGTCGGCATCAAGGCGGCCGCCCAGTACCTGTCGGGCTCCAAGTACAAGGGCAAGGTCAAGCTGACCGGCCTCGGCACCCCGAACGACATGCGCAGCTACGTCAAGAACGGCACCGTCGACGGCTTCGAGCTGTGGGACCCGGCCAAGCTCGGCGAGCTCGCCGCGCGCGCCGCGGTCGCCATGGTGTCGGGTCAGATCACCGGCAAGGAGGGCGAGACCTTCACCGCCGGTGACATGGGGTCGTTCACCATCGGCAAGGACGGTGTGATCAGCCTGGGCAAGCCGACCGTCTTCGACGCGAAGAACATCGACCAGTACAACTTCTAG
- a CDS encoding ABC transporter permease codes for MTVITPNETPVAEVPRSSGTRLVDRVFKMRELAILVVFLVMIVITQLGNSEFLSEQGIKDLLLNATILVLVATGQSLVVITRNVDLSVGSTLGISAFAAGTYLHGGGNPVVAVALAVLLGVGFGLLNGLLVSLGQVPALVVTLGTLYIIRGIDSIWVGSRQIVAADLPGGFVDFGSGGISAVPWLALIALAVLVATAYYLKHFGSGRELYALGSNPEAARLAGIPVRKRILAAYTFCGGLAGLAGAMYLARFGNVDSGTGNGYELTVVSAVVVGGVVFTGGSGSVYGAALGALLLTSINSVLPALGVSSVWVLAINGILLLLAIAVDRIVALRVASALKKSATKKTALEKGNARHA; via the coding sequence ATGACGGTGATCACCCCGAACGAAACCCCCGTCGCCGAGGTTCCCAGGTCCAGCGGCACCCGCCTGGTCGACCGCGTCTTCAAGATGCGCGAACTCGCCATCCTCGTCGTCTTCCTGGTGATGATCGTCATCACCCAGCTGGGCAACAGCGAGTTCCTCTCCGAGCAGGGCATCAAGGACCTGCTGCTGAACGCGACCATCCTGGTGCTGGTCGCCACCGGCCAGTCGCTGGTGGTCATCACCCGCAACGTCGATCTCTCGGTCGGCTCCACGCTCGGCATCAGCGCCTTCGCCGCCGGTACGTATCTGCACGGCGGCGGCAACCCGGTCGTGGCCGTGGCCCTGGCCGTCCTCCTCGGCGTCGGGTTCGGCCTCCTCAACGGCCTGCTCGTCAGCCTCGGCCAGGTGCCCGCGCTCGTCGTCACCCTCGGCACGCTCTACATCATCCGGGGCATCGACTCGATCTGGGTCGGCTCCCGCCAGATCGTCGCGGCCGACCTGCCCGGCGGTTTCGTGGACTTCGGCTCGGGCGGCATATCCGCGGTGCCATGGCTGGCGCTGATCGCGCTCGCCGTCCTGGTGGCGACCGCGTACTACCTCAAGCACTTCGGCAGCGGACGTGAGCTGTACGCGCTCGGCTCCAACCCCGAGGCCGCGCGGCTCGCCGGCATCCCGGTCCGCAAGCGGATCCTGGCCGCGTACACCTTCTGCGGCGGCCTGGCCGGCCTCGCGGGCGCCATGTACCTGGCCCGGTTCGGCAACGTCGACTCCGGCACGGGCAACGGCTACGAACTGACCGTCGTCAGCGCGGTGGTGGTCGGTGGTGTCGTCTTCACCGGCGGCTCCGGCAGCGTCTACGGTGCCGCACTCGGCGCGCTGCTCCTCACGTCCATCAACAGCGTGCTGCCCGCCCTCGGCGTCAGCTCCGTCTGGGTGCTCGCCATCAACGGCATCCTGCTCCTCCTCGCCATCGCGGTCGACCGGATCGTCGCCCTGCGCGTGGCGTCCGCCCTGAAGAAGTCGGCCACGAAGAAGACGGCCCTGGAGAAGGGGAACGCCCGCCATGCCTGA
- a CDS encoding tryptophan 2,3-dioxygenase family protein produces MTCEGFSLARSITEEGRRTGKHFLSERSLVELSDIRRRHTARRPFLEAFLDGMLDKYEGRYWNRSYLSLPLLELLLDGRYSALSPDRMSTLLMSDVVRFEIQTAGGSHESPSLGRPDPVTLRKRLRHALRFVVDGLGGPDADDLPSRVADMPQPGLEGLVDLLPGPPATDAGRWFGVTVQPVYVLHDEYFFIRILQTHEMLFTAIATHMKGAIGALRAGQLESSVAWINHATEIFERAAALFRIVATMRAGQFSIFRQFTQGASAIQSEQYKRFEILCGVPPAPRLHSAAFTSVPAVRAEAEDTAHDTLTRAYLDLREAGVFSQAEWNLLDAALSRLEGRHQRWKSTHRSLAVRMLGDAHGSGYTDGVPYLTKCLENRLFWQLRGR; encoded by the coding sequence ATGACCTGCGAAGGGTTCTCCTTGGCCCGCTCGATCACGGAAGAGGGGAGGCGGACGGGAAAGCATTTCCTGTCGGAACGTTCACTGGTCGAGTTGAGCGACATTCGACGTCGGCACACCGCACGGCGTCCGTTTCTCGAAGCATTCCTCGACGGCATGCTGGACAAATACGAGGGGCGTTATTGGAACCGAAGCTACCTTTCGCTGCCGCTCCTGGAGCTCCTCTTGGACGGCCGGTATTCCGCGCTGAGCCCCGACCGGATGTCCACCCTGCTCATGTCCGACGTCGTGCGCTTCGAGATACAGACGGCAGGCGGATCTCACGAGTCGCCTTCCCTGGGTCGTCCGGATCCGGTGACGCTGCGCAAGCGGCTGCGCCATGCCCTGCGGTTCGTGGTCGACGGCCTCGGCGGACCGGATGCCGATGACCTGCCGTCCCGGGTGGCCGACATGCCTCAGCCCGGCTTGGAAGGGCTGGTCGACCTGTTGCCCGGGCCACCGGCGACGGATGCCGGCCGGTGGTTCGGCGTCACCGTCCAGCCCGTGTACGTGCTGCATGACGAATACTTCTTCATCCGCATCCTTCAGACCCACGAAATGCTCTTCACGGCGATCGCCACGCACATGAAGGGAGCGATCGGAGCCCTGCGTGCCGGACAGCTGGAATCGAGTGTGGCGTGGATAAATCACGCGACGGAGATTTTCGAGCGCGCGGCGGCGCTGTTCCGGATCGTCGCCACGATGCGAGCCGGGCAATTCTCCATATTCCGGCAGTTCACCCAAGGGGCCAGCGCCATTCAGTCCGAGCAGTACAAGAGGTTCGAGATCCTGTGCGGTGTTCCACCTGCCCCGCGTCTGCACTCAGCAGCCTTCACGAGTGTTCCCGCCGTTCGGGCCGAGGCGGAAGACACCGCCCATGACACCCTCACTCGGGCATATCTCGACCTCCGCGAGGCGGGCGTATTCAGCCAGGCGGAGTGGAATCTGCTCGACGCGGCACTCAGCAGGCTGGAAGGCAGGCACCAGCGCTGGAAATCCACCCATCGCAGCCTCGCCGTGCGCATGCTGGGCGATGCACACGGATCCGGTTACACCGATGGCGTTCCGTACCTGACGAAATGCCTGGAGAACCGGCTGTTCTGGCAACTGCGCGGGCGATGA
- a CDS encoding alpha/beta fold hydrolase has product MTVSYRQPGVVLTDRHFTVPLDHDDPAGETIELYAREVVASDKAHQNLPWLVYLQGGPGFGANRFVGRQAWLGRALKEYRVLLLDQRGTGHSTPANRQTLPLRGGPAEQAGYLTHFRADSIVRDCEAIRARVTGGARWTVLGQSFGGFCTVNYLSTAPEGLTAAVIAGGLPSLDAHADDVYRAAYPRIERKVTAHYARYPQDVERARRIADHLLTNEVVLPNGYRLTVEAFQSLGIVLGAGDGSHRLHYLLEDAFVRTPRGTELSDAFQEGVQGLLSYASHPLYALVHEAIYGQDARPTDWAAERVRAEFPQFDAAKSLTGDGPLLFTGETVHPWMFDCDPALRPLRETAELLAARTDWRPLYDPARLAANEVPVAAAIYHDDMYVDTDHSLRTARTVRSLRTWVTDEFEHDGVRAGGARVLDRLLALTRDEV; this is encoded by the coding sequence TTGACCGTCAGCTACCGCCAGCCCGGAGTCGTCCTCACCGACCGCCACTTCACCGTGCCCCTCGATCACGACGACCCGGCCGGGGAGACGATCGAGCTCTACGCCCGCGAGGTCGTCGCGAGCGACAAGGCGCACCAGAACCTGCCGTGGCTGGTCTATCTGCAGGGCGGCCCCGGTTTCGGGGCGAACCGCTTCGTCGGCAGGCAGGCGTGGCTCGGCCGCGCCCTGAAGGAGTACCGCGTCCTCCTCCTGGACCAGCGCGGCACCGGCCACTCCACACCCGCGAACCGCCAGACGCTTCCGCTGCGCGGCGGCCCCGCCGAGCAGGCCGGCTATCTCACGCACTTCCGTGCCGACTCGATCGTGCGCGACTGCGAGGCGATCCGCGCCCGGGTCACCGGCGGCGCCCGCTGGACGGTGCTCGGCCAGAGCTTCGGCGGCTTCTGCACGGTGAACTACCTCTCCACGGCCCCCGAGGGCCTCACCGCCGCCGTCATCGCCGGCGGCCTGCCCTCCCTCGACGCCCACGCCGACGACGTCTACCGCGCCGCCTACCCGCGCATCGAACGCAAGGTCACCGCGCACTACGCCCGCTACCCGCAGGACGTCGAACGCGCCCGCCGCATCGCCGACCATCTGCTGACCAACGAGGTCGTCCTGCCGAACGGTTACCGGCTCACCGTCGAGGCATTCCAGTCCCTCGGCATCGTCCTCGGCGCCGGCGACGGCAGCCACCGCCTGCACTACCTCCTGGAGGACGCCTTCGTCCGCACCCCGCGCGGCACGGAGCTGTCCGACGCCTTCCAGGAGGGCGTGCAGGGCCTGCTGTCGTACGCGAGCCACCCCTTGTACGCCCTGGTCCACGAGGCGATCTACGGCCAGGACGCCCGACCCACCGACTGGGCCGCCGAGCGGGTGCGGGCCGAGTTCCCGCAGTTCGACGCGGCCAAGTCCCTCACGGGCGACGGACCGCTGCTGTTCACGGGCGAGACCGTCCACCCCTGGATGTTCGACTGCGACCCGGCGCTGCGCCCGCTGCGCGAGACCGCCGAACTGCTCGCCGCCCGCACCGACTGGCGGCCGCTGTACGACCCCGCGCGCCTCGCCGCCAACGAGGTCCCGGTCGCCGCGGCGATCTACCACGACGACATGTACGTCGACACCGACCACTCCCTGCGGACCGCCCGGACCGTCCGCAGCCTGCGCACCTGGGTCACCGACGAGTTCGAGCACGACGGCGTGCGGGCCGGTGGTGCCAGGGTCCTGGACCGGCTGCTGGCGCTGACGCGCGACGAGGTCTGA
- a CDS encoding fatty acyl-AMP ligase gives MPSHALPHASDASGTAPDDPSSLSAHLAHWARHTPGRPAFTFAEYPAPGLRARHRTLTWHRVDIRTRAVASRLRETVAPGERVALLCGQGLEYVVGFLAALTSGAVAVPLFTPDLPGHADRLAGILADSRPAAVLTTSADADTVSAFLAAHGLRPRLIVTDLVPDDQADGPRVPAPDGQATAYLQYSSGSTRTPTAVEISHANVVANARQALTAYGADERPPTMVGWLPLYHDMGLVLSVAAPVVRGLRSVVMDPLAFLRRPARWLRLLSEFPNALSAAPNFAYDYCATVISDEDKVGLRLDRVAVLVNGSEPVRPETADRFHAAFAVQGLPAEVHCPSYGLAEATVFVSAHRPGQPLRRYSLDREALAAGRAVPVAPDDPAAVLLAACGEPVGQTIRVVDPVTTAVLPPGVVGEIWVQGPNIGRGYQDRGPQTRETFQARLAHEPGHWLRTGDLGTVLDGQLLVTGRLKDLIIVDGRNHYPQDVEGTAQAAHRAIRPDRLAAFAVPAGQLPAGRDPAVDTGTRAGIAAESAVIVAEHARGLPAPARNPQEVAAAVRAAVSARHGLRLADVLLVRPGSVPRTSSGKISRALTRARYLDGSYEHPERGTS, from the coding sequence ATGCCCTCGCACGCCTTGCCGCACGCCTCCGACGCATCAGGCACAGCGCCGGACGACCCGAGCAGTCTCTCCGCTCACCTTGCCCACTGGGCCCGTCACACCCCTGGACGTCCCGCGTTCACCTTCGCGGAGTACCCGGCGCCCGGCCTCCGGGCCAGGCACCGCACGCTCACCTGGCACCGCGTCGATATACGCACGCGCGCGGTCGCCTCCCGGCTGAGGGAAACCGTGGCTCCCGGCGAACGCGTCGCCCTGCTCTGCGGCCAGGGCCTCGAATACGTCGTCGGTTTCCTCGCAGCGCTCACCTCCGGCGCCGTCGCCGTCCCCCTGTTCACCCCCGACCTGCCGGGTCACGCCGACCGCCTGGCCGGGATCCTCGCCGATTCCCGTCCCGCCGCCGTGCTCACCACCAGCGCCGATGCCGACACCGTGAGCGCCTTCCTCGCCGCACATGGTCTGCGGCCCCGGCTGATCGTCACCGACCTCGTCCCCGACGACCAGGCCGATGGTCCACGTGTCCCTGCTCCGGACGGGCAGGCGACCGCCTACCTGCAGTACAGCTCCGGCTCCACCCGCACCCCGACCGCCGTCGAGATCTCGCACGCGAACGTCGTCGCCAACGCCCGCCAGGCGCTCACCGCGTACGGCGCCGACGAGCGGCCACCCACGATGGTCGGCTGGCTACCGCTCTACCACGACATGGGGCTGGTACTCAGTGTCGCCGCCCCCGTCGTCCGTGGCCTGCGGTCCGTCGTCATGGACCCGCTGGCCTTCCTGCGGCGGCCCGCACGCTGGCTGCGCCTGCTGTCCGAGTTCCCGAACGCTCTCAGCGCCGCGCCGAACTTCGCGTACGACTACTGCGCGACCGTCATCTCCGACGAGGACAAGGTCGGCCTCCGGCTGGACCGGGTCGCCGTGCTCGTCAACGGCAGCGAACCCGTGCGGCCCGAAACCGCCGACCGCTTCCACGCGGCCTTCGCAGTCCAGGGACTGCCGGCAGAGGTGCACTGCCCGTCCTACGGGCTCGCCGAAGCCACCGTCTTCGTCAGTGCCCATCGGCCCGGACAGCCGTTGCGCCGGTACTCCCTGGACCGCGAGGCGCTGGCGGCCGGCAGAGCCGTTCCCGTCGCCCCGGATGATCCGGCCGCGGTCCTGCTCGCCGCCTGCGGCGAACCCGTCGGGCAGACGATTCGCGTCGTCGACCCCGTCACCACCGCCGTCCTGCCGCCGGGGGTGGTGGGCGAGATCTGGGTCCAGGGACCCAACATCGGGCGCGGCTACCAGGATCGCGGCCCGCAGACCCGTGAGACCTTCCAGGCCCGCTTGGCACACGAACCCGGCCACTGGCTGCGGACAGGTGATCTCGGCACGGTGCTCGACGGACAGCTCCTGGTCACCGGCCGCCTCAAGGACCTGATCATCGTGGACGGGCGCAACCACTATCCGCAGGACGTCGAAGGCACCGCGCAAGCGGCGCACCGGGCGATACGCCCCGACCGTCTCGCGGCCTTCGCCGTCCCAGCCGGACAACTCCCCGCAGGCCGGGACCCCGCTGTCGACACCGGGACCCGTGCCGGGATCGCCGCGGAGTCCGCGGTGATCGTCGCCGAACACGCCCGTGGCCTGCCCGCCCCGGCCCGCAATCCCCAAGAGGTCGCTGCCGCCGTGCGCGCGGCCGTCTCCGCCCGGCACGGCCTGCGGCTGGCCGACGTGCTGCTCGTCCGGCCCGGCAGCGTGCCGCGCACCTCCAGCGGCAAGATCTCCCGCGCCCTGACCCGCGCCCGCTATCTCGACGGTTCCTACGAGCATCCGGAACGGGGCACGTCATGA
- a CDS encoding L-rhamnose mutarotase yields the protein MQRICFLLKVREDRIAEYRERHAAVWPEMLEALSATGWHNYSLFLRDDGLLVGYLETEDFEAALAGMEAAEVNARWQAEMAPFFESLDGARPDEAMKPLTEVFHLA from the coding sequence ATGCAGCGCATCTGTTTCCTCCTCAAGGTCCGAGAGGACCGGATCGCCGAGTACCGCGAACGCCACGCCGCCGTGTGGCCGGAGATGCTCGAAGCTCTCTCGGCCACCGGCTGGCACAACTACTCGCTCTTCCTGCGCGACGACGGCCTGCTCGTCGGCTACCTGGAGACCGAGGACTTCGAGGCCGCCCTCGCCGGTATGGAGGCGGCCGAGGTCAACGCCCGCTGGCAGGCCGAAATGGCCCCCTTCTTCGAGTCCCTCGACGGAGCCCGCCCCGACGAGGCGATGAAGCCGCTCACCGAAGTGTTCCACCTCGCCTGA